TTAGTTATAGCATCATCAGATTTGTGTCTATAACCTAAACTTCCAAAATAATTGGTAGGTCGCTCTGGCCAATGCAGTTGATATAAATCAATATAATCGGTTTGTAATCTTTTTAAACTATTGTGTAATGCTTCAGTAATATGTGCTTTGGTAAACGAAGGATTTTTTCTGATGTGCTGTACAAAAGCACCAGGTCCAGCTACTTTTGATGCAATGATTAAATCATCTCTTTTCTTTCTTTTATTGAGCCAAGTACCAATATATGTTTCTGTTCTTCCTTGAGTTTCGGCTTTTGCAGGCACAGCATACAATTCAGCAGTATCTATAAAGTTGATTTGGTTGTTGGTAGCATACTCTAATTGCTCGTGAGCTTCTTGTTCGGTGTTCTGCTCTCCCCAAGTCATTGTACCTAAACAAATTTTACTAACTTTTATATTGGTATTTCCTAAATTACTGTACTGCATTTTTTGTTTGATTTTTAATTGTTATTCTATGTACTTTTCTTCTAAACGAATGTTAAGTTCTTGCTTATAATTAAAACACTTTGGCATTTTAAATGCTCCACTTAAAGATTTGACTATTGGATTAATTTTTTTACTTTGATATTTCAAGTTTTCTCTTTTCAAAATATTTTTTAATTTGCTCAAAATCCATATCCTTTATATCTATAGAAATTTTATCGCGAACCTCTCGCATAAACTCAACTGCTTTAAAGTCTTTAATTACTTTACCTTTCTTATTCTTCATAATTTACAATATCTTTTGGTGAACGAATATCAATTTGTGCATATCCTAATTTTAAGTTCACTGCATTATATCCTCTTATTCTAAGAATATTTACAATATGTTTAAAATTCCAACTTACTAATACATCTGCTTTATTGATAGTTGCTAAAGCAATATGAAAACAGTCTTCTCTACTTGTTTTCCCTACAACATTTTCTGTAATATAAGTATCAGCAAGTTTTACAACTTCTTCTGTGAGTTCTACTCTTCTTTTTAAATTATTTGGTATTGTTTCTAATAAATCCCGAACTTGTTTTGGAGCATTTAATAATTCATCTTCTGTTACAGAAGAATACATTATATCATACCTTGAGTTAGCCAAATTGTCAAATAATGCTTGTGTCTCTTTAGCAAACTCTATATCAAAATAACCTCCAATTACAGAAGTATCAACATACAAGGTTATTCTTTTAAAATTCATAAAACAAAGTTATCAAATTTATTTTACACGAGTTTTAAATTACAAACCTATATTTTAGAAATTATTTAGAAGCTCTATTGCTTAGAAATTAAAATTAACTATTGGTGTAATTACAAATTTTCTAGTTAATCCGTCTGGTCTAACATCACGAGTAATTACTGGAGCACCACCTGTTACACCAATTTGAACCATGTCGTTAATATTGTATTTAAACAAACCTGTGATATTTAAAGTATGCCCTTTAGAACCATTTAATGCAAAGATATCTCCATTATCAAATTCTATTTCATCATTTTGAATGTGATAAATATACAATGCACCAGCACCAAACTCAAACTTTTTAATTTGGAATACTTTATCTAAACGAGCAGTAAAATCGCCTTTTCTATTAAAGCTATAAGCGTTATAATCTGCAATAGTTGGATGAGAGAAACTAGAGTTTCTATTGATATTAATTAATGGTTGTTGATAACCAACTGCTGCACTAAGCGTACCTAATTTACAGTGAAATTGATAATTAAATCCAACTAAAAAATCGAAAGTACCTAAAGAACTTTGAAAGTACATTGGTAAATCTTGATGAAAGTCTTTAAATGCACCTCTGTTTGTAGCAAATTTTCCACCTAAGTTTAAGAAAAACTCGTGTTTATCTGTTTTGTTGATGAAGTTAGTACTGTGTACAATATAAACATCGCCCATACCTATTTTAGAAACGGCACTATTTCTTGCAACATTAGCTGTAGCTTTAACACTTAAAACACTATGTGGTGTAGTTTGAATGCCAACTTCTACAAAAGGTGTAAAAATATAAGTTTTTTCTTCGCCTAAAGCTTGTGTTAAACCGATATTGACATATTTAAAACCTCTTTCTTTTTCAGTTGAAGTTGAGTCGTTGCTTGGTTTGTTGTAGTGTGTATTACTACCAGTAGTACAGATACCTGCATCGCTACAACCTTGACTAAATGAACTTTTAATGCTTATAAAAGCCACAGCATATAATAATAAATGCTTATACATAAGATATTTTTTGTGCAAAGGTAGCAACAAGTATTTAAAAAGCTAAAAATCGTATTATCGTAGGATTATGTTGATATTAATTTTGAATGATAATAGTTAGCTTTGTGTATGCATCTATATATAAAAGAAATTAAAGAGAAAGGCCGAGCTGTTTTTTGTGATGAAGCAATAGCCAAAGGAATGGAGATAGAAGTTTGTCCTGTGATAGTTTGTCCGAATGAAGATAGAGTACATATAGATAAAACTTACTTGTATAATTACTATTTTAATTGGAATGATGATCAGAAAGCTACTGCTATTGCTCTTGGTTTCGGCTCTTTATATAATCATGCTTATGAACCCAATGCTATTTATGAATGTTATTTTGAAGAACAAATAATTAAAATTATTGCCAACGAAGATATTCCTGCACATACAGAAATTACAATATCGTACAATTACGATATTGAAGATAAAACTAAGGTTTGGTTTGATAAATGAGGTAGATTTTAGATTGTTAGATACAAGATATTAGACTTTTAATGTAGCAATTTCACAATAATTGACAAATAATATTATGAAAGTATGATATCTTTAAGAAATGAAGTTTTTAAGATATATTTTATTGGTATTTATATTTTTTATTGCTGGATTTTTTATAGTAAAACAATTCGTTTTTGGAAATTATATTCACGCAGTAGCTCGACTTACCAAAGAAAGTTCGCTTCAAAATTTAAATGCCAATCAACAGAAAATAATGAAGAACTTAGATTATCAAGCACATCATACCAAATATTATGATCCTGCTTATGTTGCATTAGATTATCCAAATGGAGATATTGACATTAGTACTGGTGTTTGTGCTGATGTTGTAGTACGAGCTTTGCGAAGTATTGATGTTGATTTACAACAACGCATTCATGAAGACATGAAAAAAGATTTTAAAGCATATCCTAATTTGTGGAATTTAACCAAACCTGATAAAAATATTGACCATAGAAGAGTGCCTAATATTAATTGCTATTTAGAACGACAAGGTAAATTAATAAAGGATTTTATGAATCAATCAACTTATTTGCCTGGTGATATTGTAGCTTGGAAAATGGAAACAGGTTTACACCATATTGGAGTTGTTGTTAATACTAATGCAAATGATGGTACACCTTTAGTAGCACATAATATTGGTGCTGGAACAAAAATTCAGAATGTATTATTTAGTTGGACAATTATTGGACATTATAGATGGTAATAGATTAACTTATATTATTTCTAGCGACATAAATCCAAGCTTGGTTGCCAGAAGCAAATGTTTCTAAAACTCTTTTGTAGTCGGAAACTTCATATTGATCTGTTGCTGCTAATTCTGTTTCCGTAATTTCAAAAATAATACCTTCTATAAAATCATTTGGATGATTTGTTTTTACAGCTACTGGATGAATATTTTTTTCGCTTTTCTTAAGTACAATCTCATCAGTTATCAATAAATCTTCTATACGATAACCATAAAGTACATCTTTTTTGCCATTTAAAATTCTACCATAGTTTTCTAATTGTACTTTTTTTAACTGTAGTGTTCCGTATGAAAATAAATGGTGCATATTTTCTATTTTATTTCTTCTACAACAAATGTATCTGTAATTTTTCCGTTGGTTGGATTGACAAAGTATTTCACTTTTTTGTCTTTTGCTTTTTTTAGCTGAATCTCTGATGCTATAGCTCCAACAAAAAATCCACCAATAGCGGAACCTATAATAGCTCCACTAGCATTTACATTATCGTAAGCATAGAAATACAATTTATTGTTATCTATATGTAATTCAAAAAATTCATTTTGATATAAAACAAATACTTTATTATTTATTGCAATAGCACAAATATTTTTTAGTTTGACCTTACTCTCTTTATCTTCAAATTTTAAATTGAAATCGTAGGTATCGTTCCATAATTGATGCGTTCTTGGCAACGATTCTAATGTATATCCTGTAGTAATTGTAGGTTGATTATTCTTTAATGCTTCGTATGAAGTATAAATTCCATCTTTTATAGTTTCATTAAAAATGGCAAAATTGTATTGTATAGTATCTTTCGATTGTGCAATAGCTGCTATATTATCATATTTTGGAAACTGTTTAATATTAGCTACATCGATAGCAGAAAATTCATCGAAACATTGTTGAAAAGTAGTAGCAATAGTAGTTTCAAATAGTTTACTTGGCTTTTTACCTGTGGTACTATTTGTTTTGTTGGAATGTAATATCTTATAGATATCAAAACCATCTGTTATATAAAAATCTATATCTAAATTACAATTGGCCGTGGCTTCGTTATTTGAATTTTTACTTTCGTATATTTTAAATTCATTAACATACAATATAATATAAACACCTTTATTTGTTAAATTACTTTCTAAGAATGTTTTAATTTCTTGGTCGAATGGTTTAAGAAAATCTGCATTAACTTTTAGCGATTGTATAAAACCAATATTCTTTTTATTCGTTCTTGCATCTATAATATCAACAACTTTATAATTGTTATTTTTTAAATTGACAGTTTCTTTTTTTAGTGAGATATAAAAATCGTCATCAAAAGCAAAAGTACATGTACTTAATATCGCTAGTATAAAAAAAAGTATAGTTTTGTTCTTCATTTTAATTTCTTGCTATATTTCTACATTTATCTTTATCTTCTTTTAGTTCTTGAAGTTTCATTGGATTGTATGTGTCGTTTAAAAGTGGACAATAGATTCTAATTAATTCACGCTCAATATTAAAATCTCCTTTATATTCTACAATATTTATTTCAATATTATCTTCTAGCCATTTAATAATTTTAGATTTATCTTCTTGTGAAAATTTAAAATTTTTCTGATTAGATTTTCCTTTTAGGTGATGTTTGATAGGCAAATAACCTAGTACACAGCCAATACTTCTAAAAAATGTACCATGACCTCTCTGTTCTAATTCTTGCTTTAGACGCTTTCCTAATGTTTGCCCTTCTGCCTTTCCAATATAAATAAATTTATGTTTTCTTTGATCTAAAATACTTTGATATCTATTCGGAAGTTTTGATTCTTTTTTTAATCTAATACAATAAAGCCCTACCGAGTTTAAAATATTTTTATTCATATTTTTAATAGATGAAAAATAATTATTTGAAATTAAATCTTTTTCAATACTACTATTCTCAACCCAATTACCTAATCTTATTTTTTTTATATTTTCTTCTTCTTTGTTTTTTATTAATTTATTTTCAAATTGATTTCCATTAGTTATTTTGATTATTCCGTCTTTTATTAAGTTGTCTAAATCTTCGACAGTATATCCTTTCTTATTTGAAAAATCTGAAAAATAAAAACCAAGATTTCTAATTTTGTTTCTTATCTTTTTTTGTTCATCTTTTGTAGCAACTAGTTTTTGGGAAATCAATTGTCTAATTTCATTTACTTCAAACTTTGTAAATTCAATTTTCCCATTCATAAAACATATAATTAAATTATTAAATCTACACCAAAACTACAAAAACGCCATCATCTTCTTTAGCAATTTTTACTATATTATTAGTACTTAATTGTTTGATGGCTTTGTCCCATTTAGTGTTTGTTAATTCGCTTTTGGCTTTAATATCATTCAATAATTGCTTTTC
Above is a genomic segment from Chitinophagales bacterium containing:
- a CDS encoding PIN domain protein, producing the protein MNFKRITLYVDTSVIGGYFDIEFAKETQALFDNLANSRYDIMYSSVTEDELLNAPKQVRDLLETIPNNLKRRVELTEEVVKLADTYITENVVGKTSREDCFHIALATINKADVLVSWNFKHIVNILRIRGYNAVNLKLGYAQIDIRSPKDIVNYEE
- a CDS encoding SET domain-containing protein-lysine N-methyltransferase gives rise to the protein MHLYIKEIKEKGRAVFCDEAIAKGMEIEVCPVIVCPNEDRVHIDKTYLYNYYFNWNDDQKATAIALGFGSLYNHAYEPNAIYECYFEEQIIKIIANEDIPAHTEITISYNYDIEDKTKVWFDK
- a CDS encoding DUF1287 domain-containing protein — encoded protein: MKFLRYILLVFIFFIAGFFIVKQFVFGNYIHAVARLTKESSLQNLNANQQKIMKNLDYQAHHTKYYDPAYVALDYPNGDIDISTGVCADVVVRALRSIDVDLQQRIHEDMKKDFKAYPNLWNLTKPDKNIDHRRVPNINCYLERQGKLIKDFMNQSTYLPGDIVAWKMETGLHHIGVVVNTNANDGTPLVAHNIGAGTKIQNVLFSWTIIGHYRW
- a CDS encoding gamma-glutamylcyclotransferase → MHHLFSYGTLQLKKVQLENYGRILNGKKDVLYGYRIEDLLITDEIVLKKSEKNIHPVAVKTNHPNDFIEGIIFEITETELAATDQYEVSDYKRVLETFASGNQAWIYVARNNIS